CACGGGTTTTGGCTGTTCAGTGCCTGCATTTATGGCTACAAGAACTTTAAAAAATAAAAAAGATAGATTATTAACTCTTTTTATTATTAATTTTATGAGTTGTGGCGCAAGGCTTCCTGTATATGTGCTTTTTGTTGGAGTGTTTTTTCCTGCTGATGTGGCGGGAAATTATCTTTTTGGGATTTATCTTTTGGGTGCATTTTTGGGTTTGATTGCAGCTAAAATTTTAAGAATGAGTGCTTTTAGAGGACAAGATGAACCCTTTGTAATGGAAATGCCAAAATATAGAATGCCAAATTGGAATTTAGTATGGTTTATGGTGCTTAACAAAGCCAAAATGTATTTAAAAAAAGCAGGAACATTTATTTTGATAGCTTCTTTGCTTATTTGGTTTGCAAGTAATTTTCCTACACAAGAAAATAATACTCAAGATGCTTTAACTCAAGAACTTCAGATAGAAAATAGTTATCTTGGACAATTTGGCAAGGCAATAGAGCCTATTTTTGCTCCACTTGGCTTTGATTGGAAACTTAGTGTATCTTTGGTAAGTGGTTTAGCTGCTAAAGAAGTGATGATTTCTACTATGGGTGTGCTTTATTCTTTAGGTGATGAAGTTGACGAGACAAGTTTAAATTTACAAGAAGCTATAAAAGAAAACATCCCTTTTAGCACAGCAGTTGCTTTTATACTTTTTGTTATGATTTATAATCCTTGCTTTGCAGCAACTATAGTTTTTGCTAAAGAAGCAGGAAGTAAAAAATATGCATGGTATCTTTTTATATTTACATCTTTATGTGCGTATTTGGTTGCTTTTGTAGGGATTAATATTACTAAATTAATAATTTAATCATCTTTATGATGATTAAATTTCCATTTTTTGTTCTAAAGAGTGCTGCCAAAAGGCTGTTTCAAGTCTTACAGTGGTATAAAAAATTTCGTTTAATTTTTTAAATTTTTCTTCACTAATACTATTTGCATAAGAATTAAAAAAGTCTTTAAATTCTTTGATTTCATCTTGAAATTCTTTACCTGCATAGGTTAAAATCCATTCTTTATAAGGATGAATTTCTAAGCTTTTTTCATCAAGTCCTTTATAAATTTCTTCTCCTATGCATGCATAACCTATAGCACAAGCACTTAAGGCACACAGCATATCTAAATAATCTCCATTTTGTCCTACACTTAGTAAGTATCTTGTGTAAGCAATATTAGTTAAACTTTCATCTTTATAGTTTAGTTTTTCTACATCAATGCCTAGCTTTAAAATACTTCTGTGAAGCTCTAATTCTCCTTCTAAAGTATAGTTTTGATTTTTAATGGCAAATTGAATTTCTTTAGCATTGTTTGCATTTAAAGCAAGCAAAGCATAGCATTTTGCGTAATTGTTTAAAAAGATATAATCTTGTTTAAGATAAAACAAAAATACATCTTTTTCTAAAGTGCTATTTTGAAGTTTTTTTACAAATTCATGATGGATGTATTGATTCCAAATTTTTTTATTTTCTTTTATAAGTTTATCTAAAAGCATAATTTTCCTTTGTTAAAAATTAAGCTTTTATTTAAACACAGATAATTAAATTTTTCGTAATAATCTTTAATTTTTAACTTTTTAAACAAGAAATTTATTTTTTTATTGTAAAATGTGGTTTAATTTTTTAAACTAGGAGATAAAAATGGCAATTTTTGATGATGTAAAAAAAGTAGTTGTTGAGCAACTTAGTGTTGATGAAGATGCGGTTAAAATGGAATCTAAAATCATTGAAGATTTAGGTGCAGATTCTTTAGATGTTGTTGAATTAGTTATGGCTTTAGAAGAAAAATTTGATGTAGAAATTCCAGACAGTGATGCTGAAAAACTAGTAAAAATTGAAGATGTTGTTAATTATATAGAAAATCTTCAAAAATAATTTTAATTTCTAATAAGGAGTGCGGTTTGAAACGCGTTGTAGTAACAGGTATAGGAATGATCAATGCCCTTGGTTTAGACAAAGATAGCTCATTTAAAGCAATTTGTGATGGTAAAAGTGGCGTTGATAAAATCACTCTTTTTGATACCACTGATTTTCCAGTGCAAATTGCTGCTGAAGTAAAAAATTTTGATCCTTTAAGTGTTTGTGATGCTAAAGAGGTTAAAAAAATAGATCGTTTTATACAACTTGGTATTAAAGCAGCAAGAGAAGCTATGGAAGATGCTAAATTTGATGAAACTTTAAACAAAGAAGAATTTGGTGTAGTTTCAGCAGCTGGTATAGGTGGTTTACCAAATATAGAAAAAAATTCCGTTACTTGCGCACAGCGTGGACCACGTAAAATTACTCCTTTTTTTATACCATCAGCTTTAGTTAATATGCTTGGTGGGATCATTTCAATCGAGCATGGATTGCAAGGACCAAATATCTCATGTGTAACTGCTTGTGCAGCAGGAACTCATGCTATAGGTGAAGCTTATAAAAGCATAGCCTTGGGCAATGCAGATAAAATGCTTGTAGTAGGTGCTGAAGCAGCCATTTGTGCTGTAGGTATAGGTGGCTTTGCTGCCATGAAAGCTCTTTCTACTAGAAATGATGAT
This genomic stretch from Campylobacter lari subsp. concheus harbors:
- the tenA gene encoding thiaminase II produces the protein MLLDKLIKENKKIWNQYIHHEFVKKLQNSTLEKDVFLFYLKQDYIFLNNYAKCYALLALNANNAKEIQFAIKNQNYTLEGELELHRSILKLGIDVEKLNYKDESLTNIAYTRYLLSVGQNGDYLDMLCALSACAIGYACIGEEIYKGLDEKSLEIHPYKEWILTYAGKEFQDEIKEFKDFFNSYANSISEEKFKKLNEIFYTTVRLETAFWQHSLEQKMEI
- the acpP gene encoding acyl carrier protein translates to MAIFDDVKKVVVEQLSVDEDAVKMESKIIEDLGADSLDVVELVMALEEKFDVEIPDSDAEKLVKIEDVVNYIENLQK
- a CDS encoding beta-ketoacyl-ACP synthase II, whose product is MKRVVVTGIGMINALGLDKDSSFKAICDGKSGVDKITLFDTTDFPVQIAAEVKNFDPLSVCDAKEVKKIDRFIQLGIKAAREAMEDAKFDETLNKEEFGVVSAAGIGGLPNIEKNSVTCAQRGPRKITPFFIPSALVNMLGGIISIEHGLQGPNISCVTACAAGTHAIGEAYKSIALGNADKMLVVGAEAAICAVGIGGFAAMKALSTRNDDPAKASRPFDKERDGFVMGEGAGALVFEEYEAAKKRGAKIYAELVGFGESADAHHITSPTLEGPLRAMKKALKMAGNLKVDYINAHGTSTPVNDKNETAAIKELFKDQIPLISSTKGQTGHCLGAAGAIEAVISLMALDQGILPPTINQIVADENCDLDYIPNTARKSEVNVVMSNSFGFGGTNGCVIFKKVD